DNA from Paraburkholderia sp. ZP32-5:
TCGGCGGGCATCAGGCGCTTGAACGCGATGTCCGGCGTCGCGGCTTCTTCGTTCTTGCGACGGCGCTTCGTCACCGGCTCATCGGCGGCGTCGCGATCGTGCGCTTCGACGAGCCACACCATGCCGTTGTCGCGCAGCAAACCGAAGTCGCCGTCGTTCTTCGGCTCGTTCACGCCGAACGTGACGACCCCGGCGTCACCACTGGTTGGTGCCAGCGCCATCACGCGCGCATCGTCGCGATTCAGCACGCGCACGGTCTGTGTACCGAAGATGCGGCCCTTCGCCGCCGCGTACGCATCGAGCCCGCCGTGCCAGTCGAGGTGATCCTGCGTGATGTTCAGCACCGCCGCCGCATCCGGAGCAAACGTGTGCGACGTTTCCAGCTGAAAGCTCGACAGTTCGAGCACCCATACGTCGGGCAGCGCGGTGTTGTCGATCGCTTCCATCAGTTTGTCGAGCAGCGACGGGCTGATATTGCCCGCCACCGCGACCTTCCTGCCCGCGCGTTCGCACAGCAGACCGGCCAGACTCGTCGTCGTGGTCTTGCCGTTGGTGCCGGTAATCGCGACCACCTTCGGCGCGTAACCGGATTCACCGAGCGTGCGCAACGCCTGCGAGAACAGTTCGAGTTCGCCCCACACCGGAATGCCCTGCTCGCGCGCGGCGGAGATCAGCGGCAGCAGCTCGGCGGCAAACGGCGACAGCCCCGGGCTGATCGCGACCAGTTCGACACCGTCGAGCAGCACCGGCGCAAACGCGCCGCCGACGAAATCGGCGTCGACGCGATGCGCTTCGAGCGCGGACAGGTTCGGCGGCACCTCGCGCGTATCGGCCACGCGCAGCCGACAGCCGTGCCTGGCGCACCAGCGCGCCATCGCGAGACCGGATTCCCCCAGTCCCAGCACGAGCACCATCGGCTTTTGCCGATCCCGAAACTTCTCGCCGAACATCGCCTGCTTCCTTTAATACCTGCTGCTTAACGCAATTTGAGCGTGGACAAACCGAACAGACACAACATCAACGTGATGATCCAGAAACGCACGACCACCTGCGTTTCCTTCCAGCCTGACAATTCGAAATGGTGATGCAGCGGCGCCATCTTGAAGAAGCGCCGCCCTTCGCCGTAACGGCGCTTCGTGTATTTGAACCACGTGACCTGCAGCATCACCGACAACGTTTCCGCGACGAAAATGCCGCCCATGATGAACAGCACGATTTCCTGACGCACGATCACCGCGACCGTGCCGAGCGCGCCGCCGAGCGCGAGCGCGCCGACGTCGCCCATGAACATCTGCGCCGGATGGGTGTTGAACCATAGGAACGCGAGGCCCGCGCCGCCCATCGCCGAACAGAAGATCAGCAGTTCGCCCGCGCCCGGAATGTGCGGAAACAGCAGGTATTTCGAATAGACCGAGCTGCCCATCACATACGCGAACACGCCGAGCGACGCGCCGACCAGCACGACCGGCATGATCACGAGGCCGTCGAGGCCGTCGGTCAGGTTCACCGCATTGCTCGCGCCGACGATCACCAGATAGGTGAGCACGATGAAGCCCCACACGCCGAGCGGATAGGTGATCGACTTGAAGAACGGCAGCAACAGGTCCGCGCGCGCCGGCAAGCCCATCGACAAACCACTGCGCACCCACGCCATGAACAGGTCGAGCACGCGCACGTTGTTCGCCTCGGACACGCTGAACGCAAGATAAACCGCCGCGAACAGGCCGATCAGCGACTGCCAGAAATACTTCTCGCGCGACGACATGCCGCGCGGATCCTTGTAGACCACCTTGCGGTAATCGTCGACCCAGCCGATCACGCCGAAACCGAACGTGACCAGCATCACGATCCAGATGAAGCGATTGGTCAGATCGGCCCACAGCAGCGTGGCGACCGCGATACCGAGCAGAATCAGCACGCCGCCCATCGTCGGCGTGCCGGATTTGACAAGATGAGTTTGCGGACCGTCGGTGCGAACAGCCTGGCCGACCTTCATCGCGGTCAGCTTGCGAATCACAGCCGGGCCGCAGACGAGCCCGATCAACAGCGCGGTGATGGTGGCCATCACCGCGCGAAACGTCAGATAACTGAACACGCGCAGGAAGGTTGCGTCATTCTGCAGCCATTGCGCCAGCGCCAGTAGCATGCTTGGTCCTTCTTATTTCAGTGTGCGGCGGGCGTCGTGCCCGCGGCGTTGGGTTGTGGACTCGTTACGGCGTCCACCACACGCTCCATTTGCATGAAGCGCGAGCCTTTCACGAGAAGCGTTGCGGCCGCGCCGAAGCCGGCCTGCTGCAGTTGCGCGACCAGCGTGCCGACATCGGCGACGTGATGCGCGTCTGCGCCGTACGCGGTGCAAGCGTCGCGCGACGCGTCGCCCATCGCATACAGCGCGTCGATGCCGCGCTCTTTCGCATACGCGCCGATTTCGCGGTGAAACGCCGGGCCGTGGTCACCCACCTCGCCCATATCGCCCATCACGAGTACGCGCGGCGACGGCCGCGATGCGAGCACGTCGATCGCCGCGCGCATCGAATCGGGATTGGCGTTGTAGGTGTCGTCGATGACGGTCGCGCCGGCGAGCGAGCCGAGCGCGGCCTGTTTGACCTGCAGACGCCCTTTCACCGGCGCGAACGATTCGAGACCGCGCTTGATCGCGTCGAGCGATACACCCGCCGCAAGCGCCGCCGATGTCGCGGCGAGCGCGTTGTGCGCGTTGTGATCGCCGAGCACCTGCAATGTGACGTCGAACTGGCCTTGCGGTGTGTCGATGCTCAGATGCTTGCCGTCGAAGCGGCCTTTCACCGCGGCTTCGGTCGTACGCTCCGCGCTATTCAGCGCGAAATCGATGATGCGGTTGCCGGTGGCGGCGACGCGCCAGATGCTCGCGTACGCATCGTCGGCGGGGAACACCGCCGTGCCGTCGCGCGGCAACGCGTGAATCACGCTCGCGTGTTCGAGCGCGACCGCTTCGACCGTCGCCATGAATTCCTGGTGCTCGCGCTGCGCATTGTTGACGACCGCAACGGTCGGCTCGGCGAGCTTTGCGAGCAGTTCAGTTTCGCCGGGGTGGTTCATGCCGAGTTCGACGACCGCGAGCCGATGCGCGGCGTGCAGGCGGAACAGCGTCAGCGGCAGACCGATGTCGTTGTTGAAGTTGCCCGCGGTCGCCAGACGCGCATCCGCGCCGACCGCTGCCGCGAAGATCGACGCGATCATTTCCTTGACCGTGGTCTTGCCGTTGCTGCCCGTCACCGCGACGAGCGGCATTTCGAACTGGCGGCGCCAGCCGCGCGCGAGCGCGCCGAGCGCGTCGCGGGTATCGGCGACGCGAATCGCCGGCACGTTCCAGCCGTCCGGCGTGCGCGTGACGAGCACGGCCGCGACGTTGCGCTCGGCCACTTGCGGCAGAAAGTCGTGCGCGTCGAAGCGCTCGCCCTTGATCGCGATGAACAGATCGCCGGGGCCGGCGCTGCGGCTATCGGTCGACACGCGCTCGAAGCGCACGCTGTCGTCGCCTGTCACTGTCGCGCCGGGGATCTGCGCGGCGGCCGCGCGTAGCGAGAACATGCTCATTCGCCACCTCCGCGTGCTTGCGTCGCCCGCGCGGCGAGCGCGAGGCGGGCGTGGTCCTGATCGGAGAAAGCGCGTTTCTTGCCCATGATTTCCTGTGTCGCTTCGTGCCCCTTGCCGGCCAGCACGATCACGTCTTCGCGCGCGGCACCACGGATCGCCTGTAGGATCGCGCTCGCGCGGTCCTCGATGCAGCGTGCGCGGGACGCGTCTTTCATGCCTGCGGTGATCTGTTCGATGATCGCGAGCGGATCTTCGCTGCGCGGGTTGTCGCTGGTCACGACGACGCCGTCCGCGAGCCGCTCGGCGATTGCACCCATCAGCGGACGTTTGGTCGCATCGCGATCGCCGCCGCAGCCGAACATGCAGATCAGTTCGCCTCCGCGCGCGGTCGCGATCGGGCGCAGCGCTTCGAGCGTTTTTTCGAGCGCGTCGGGCGTGTGCGCGTAGTCGATCACGACGAGCGGCTCGTCGTTCTGCAGACGGCCACCGAGGCGTTGCATCCGGCCGTTCACCGGCTCGAGCTTCGCGAGTTCGGCGAGCGCCGCGTCGAACGGCACATCGGCGGCGA
Protein-coding regions in this window:
- the murD gene encoding UDP-N-acetylmuramoyl-L-alanine--D-glutamate ligase codes for the protein MFGEKFRDRQKPMVLVLGLGESGLAMARWCARHGCRLRVADTREVPPNLSALEAHRVDADFVGGAFAPVLLDGVELVAISPGLSPFAAELLPLISAAREQGIPVWGELELFSQALRTLGESGYAPKVVAITGTNGKTTTTSLAGLLCERAGRKVAVAGNISPSLLDKLMEAIDNTALPDVWVLELSSFQLETSHTFAPDAAAVLNITQDHLDWHGGLDAYAAAKGRIFGTQTVRVLNRDDARVMALAPTSGDAGVVTFGVNEPKNDGDFGLLRDNGMVWLVEAHDRDAADEPVTKRRRKNEEAATPDIAFKRLMPADALRIRGLHNAANALAAYALARAIGLPGAPLLHGLREYRGEPHRVELIASIDGIDYVDDSKGTNVGATVAALDGLAQRVVLIAGGDGKGQDFEPLAAPVMRWCRAVMLIGRDAPQIRAALEHSGVAMTDHATLEEATHAATALAQPGDAVLLSPACASFDMFKGYAHRAAVFRGTVEDIAAERGTMI
- the mraY gene encoding phospho-N-acetylmuramoyl-pentapeptide-transferase: MLLALAQWLQNDATFLRVFSYLTFRAVMATITALLIGLVCGPAVIRKLTAMKVGQAVRTDGPQTHLVKSGTPTMGGVLILLGIAVATLLWADLTNRFIWIVMLVTFGFGVIGWVDDYRKVVYKDPRGMSSREKYFWQSLIGLFAAVYLAFSVSEANNVRVLDLFMAWVRSGLSMGLPARADLLLPFFKSITYPLGVWGFIVLTYLVIVGASNAVNLTDGLDGLVIMPVVLVGASLGVFAYVMGSSVYSKYLLFPHIPGAGELLIFCSAMGGAGLAFLWFNTHPAQMFMGDVGALALGGALGTVAVIVRQEIVLFIMGGIFVAETLSVMLQVTWFKYTKRRYGEGRRFFKMAPLHHHFELSGWKETQVVVRFWIITLMLCLFGLSTLKLR
- a CDS encoding UDP-N-acetylmuramoyl-tripeptide--D-alanyl-D-alanine ligase; the protein is MSMFSLRAAAAQIPGATVTGDDSVRFERVSTDSRSAGPGDLFIAIKGERFDAHDFLPQVAERNVAAVLVTRTPDGWNVPAIRVADTRDALGALARGWRRQFEMPLVAVTGSNGKTTVKEMIASIFAAAVGADARLATAGNFNNDIGLPLTLFRLHAAHRLAVVELGMNHPGETELLAKLAEPTVAVVNNAQREHQEFMATVEAVALEHASVIHALPRDGTAVFPADDAYASIWRVAATGNRIIDFALNSAERTTEAAVKGRFDGKHLSIDTPQGQFDVTLQVLGDHNAHNALAATSAALAAGVSLDAIKRGLESFAPVKGRLQVKQAALGSLAGATVIDDTYNANPDSMRAAIDVLASRPSPRVLVMGDMGEVGDHGPAFHREIGAYAKERGIDALYAMGDASRDACTAYGADAHHVADVGTLVAQLQQAGFGAAATLLVKGSRFMQMERVVDAVTSPQPNAAGTTPAAH